A section of the bacterium genome encodes:
- a CDS encoding outer membrane lipoprotein carrier protein LolA: MKSLPLIALLLIAVFFSTTTQAVDKVPSSGEIDAIESAYRSIDDLTAKFTQSTQIELLARTVTKHGLFQFKKGGKLRIEYKDKGGKYYVSDGSTIWTYVPGDDASLETFAVNDKTMPKEALSFLNGFGKLSKEFSISATASFDAIPANSAAMRLTPRAKNAQYEWLDALFGPDHLLKELVVKNRSGNVSRYTFMEIKTNSSLPDKLFTLSSGKATPDTLPE; this comes from the coding sequence ATGAAATCCCTTCCGCTTATAGCGCTCCTCCTGATCGCGGTATTTTTCTCCACGACGACGCAGGCCGTCGATAAAGTTCCGTCGAGCGGAGAGATCGACGCCATCGAGTCCGCATACCGCTCGATAGACGACCTGACCGCGAAATTCACGCAGAGCACACAGATAGAACTACTCGCGAGGACCGTAACCAAGCACGGGCTCTTCCAGTTCAAGAAGGGCGGCAAACTCCGCATCGAGTACAAGGACAAGGGAGGAAAATATTACGTCTCGGACGGCAGCACGATCTGGACGTACGTGCCCGGTGACGACGCGAGCCTCGAGACATTTGCGGTGAACGACAAGACCATGCCCAAGGAAGCGCTCTCCTTCCTCAACGGTTTCGGCAAACTCTCAAAGGAATTTTCGATCAGCGCGACAGCCTCTTTCGACGCGATCCCCGCAAACTCGGCCGCGATGAGGCTCACTCCGCGCGCGAAGAACGCGCAGTACGAGTGGCTCGACGCGCTCTTCGGGCCCGACCATCTTCTCAAGGAATTGGTGGTGAAGAATAGATCAGGCAACGTCAGCCGCTACACATTCATGGAGATCAAGACCAACTCCAGCCTTCCGGACAAGCTCTTCACCCTCTCGTCGGGCAAGGCGACACCCGACACCCTGCCGGAGTAA
- a CDS encoding DNA translocase FtsK 4TM domain-containing protein, whose product MPNFQQKATIDFRRDIFAILFLAMGVFTLMCLVSYSPTDPALNSVSNVSEVKNLGGIVGAYVADILFIIFGISAFVTSALLLLLSALQFLGKPIRMRVREILYYTGCLAFAASLIHLNCETISIRGQAIAGGGMIGTLIGDMLVRYLNKAGAFIFSIAAFVLFFTLATKLTLAETAAIAKRGSTATAAALLALCRGLTSMSRSIAARASSIANAIPEMKGKFNFRNAKTEDKESLADPKKRTVEKMTLEETAQKKARDMVSIEPIRRAPGAIAPAPVQPATRQPVQQAAKTTEKPAAAPQGPDAASPRILKRADAKPRTQEDQLKFKRMTAEGYEPPPISLLDSEEQAKIEIDEETLKKNSLILERKLMDFDVEGKVLAIHPGPVITMYEFEPAAGTKLNKIVNLQDDLSLTLGGRSVRVVPHLPGKAALGIEIPNGEREIVYLKTIVSSPQFAKSQSKLAMALGSSTSGLPVVTDLTKMPHLLVAGATGSGKSVAINSIILSILIKSSPEDVRFILVDPKMLELSVYDGIPHLLLPVVTKPKPAVQAMRWAIREMERRYRILADAGARHILGYNEKVKAGQVTLVSEERAAELIAADKEAIAHTGKLPYIVIIIDELADLMMTASQDMEEAITRLAQMARAAGIHLILATQRPSVDVITGLIKANFPARIAFKVTARHDSRTILDSMGAEALLGQGDMLFMTPQGGNLIRIHGSYVSDQDISRVVDHLKGQGEPVYDESILKEPEATTAGGEFDEEDDGLYDQAVKLVAETKQASISMVQRRLRIGYNRAARMIERMEAEGVVGPADGSKPRQVLVNNLGA is encoded by the coding sequence ATGCCCAACTTTCAACAAAAGGCCACGATAGATTTCAGGCGCGACATATTCGCGATCCTCTTCCTCGCGATGGGCGTCTTCACGCTCATGTGCCTTGTCTCCTACAGCCCCACCGACCCGGCGCTCAACTCGGTGTCCAACGTCTCCGAGGTCAAGAATCTGGGCGGCATCGTGGGCGCATACGTCGCGGACATCCTCTTCATAATATTCGGCATCAGCGCGTTCGTCACCTCCGCCCTCCTCCTCCTGCTGAGCGCCCTGCAGTTTCTGGGCAAACCCATACGCATGAGGGTCCGAGAAATCCTCTACTATACCGGTTGCCTCGCGTTCGCTGCATCGCTCATACACCTCAACTGCGAGACGATATCCATACGGGGCCAGGCGATCGCCGGCGGAGGGATGATAGGGACGCTCATAGGCGACATGCTGGTCCGCTACCTCAACAAGGCCGGCGCCTTCATATTCTCGATCGCAGCCTTCGTGCTCTTCTTCACGCTCGCGACCAAGCTCACCCTAGCCGAGACCGCGGCGATCGCGAAACGGGGCTCGACCGCGACCGCGGCAGCGCTCCTGGCCCTCTGCCGAGGGCTGACGTCGATGTCGCGCTCGATTGCGGCCCGGGCCTCCTCCATTGCCAATGCTATCCCCGAGATGAAGGGGAAATTCAATTTCCGCAACGCGAAGACAGAGGACAAGGAGTCGCTGGCCGATCCGAAGAAGCGCACTGTCGAGAAGATGACCCTGGAGGAGACGGCGCAGAAAAAGGCGCGCGACATGGTCTCGATCGAGCCGATCCGCAGGGCGCCCGGCGCCATCGCTCCCGCCCCGGTCCAGCCGGCGACGAGGCAGCCGGTTCAGCAGGCGGCGAAGACGACGGAAAAACCCGCGGCGGCCCCGCAGGGGCCCGACGCCGCAAGCCCCAGGATACTCAAGCGCGCGGACGCGAAACCGCGCACGCAGGAGGACCAGCTCAAATTCAAGCGCATGACCGCAGAGGGCTACGAGCCGCCGCCCATATCGCTCCTGGATTCGGAGGAGCAAGCCAAGATCGAAATAGACGAAGAGACGCTCAAGAAGAACTCCCTCATCCTCGAACGCAAGCTCATGGACTTCGACGTGGAGGGCAAGGTGCTCGCCATCCACCCGGGCCCCGTGATCACGATGTACGAGTTCGAGCCCGCAGCCGGGACCAAGCTGAACAAGATCGTGAACCTGCAGGACGACCTATCGCTGACCCTGGGCGGCCGCAGCGTCCGCGTGGTGCCGCACCTCCCCGGCAAGGCCGCGCTGGGGATCGAGATCCCGAACGGCGAGCGCGAGATAGTCTATCTCAAGACCATCGTCTCCTCGCCGCAGTTCGCCAAATCGCAGTCCAAGCTCGCCATGGCGCTGGGGTCATCCACCTCCGGGCTGCCGGTGGTCACCGACCTCACGAAGATGCCGCACCTGCTCGTGGCCGGCGCGACCGGCTCAGGCAAGAGCGTCGCGATCAACAGCATCATCCTCTCGATCCTGATAAAGTCTTCGCCCGAAGACGTGCGTTTCATCCTGGTCGACCCCAAGATGCTCGAACTCTCGGTATACGACGGCATCCCGCACCTGCTGCTCCCGGTCGTGACGAAACCCAAGCCCGCGGTGCAGGCGATGCGCTGGGCGATCCGGGAGATGGAACGGCGCTACAGGATCCTGGCCGATGCGGGCGCGCGCCACATACTGGGCTACAACGAGAAGGTGAAGGCCGGACAAGTGACGCTGGTCTCCGAGGAGCGCGCAGCCGAACTCATCGCAGCCGACAAAGAGGCGATCGCTCACACGGGCAAATTGCCCTACATCGTCATCATCATCGACGAACTCGCCGACCTCATGATGACGGCGAGCCAGGACATGGAGGAGGCGATCACGAGGCTGGCGCAGATGGCGCGCGCCGCCGGCATACACCTCATCCTCGCAACGCAGAGGCCCAGCGTGGACGTGATCACCGGTCTCATCAAGGCCAACTTCCCGGCGAGGATCGCGTTCAAGGTGACCGCGAGGCACGACTCGCGCACGATCCTCGACAGCATGGGCGCAGAGGCGCTGCTCGGACAAGGCGACATGCTCTTCATGACCCCGCAGGGCGGGAACCTCATCCGCATCCACGGCTCCTACGTGAGCGACCAGGACATCTCCAGGGTGGTCGACCACCTCAAGGGTCAGGGCGAGCCGGTCTACGACGAGTCGATACTAAAGGAGCCGGAGGCAACAACAGCGGGCGGCGAGTTCGACGAAGAGGACGACGGGCTCTACGACCAGGCGGTGAAGCTCGTCGCCGAGACAAAACAGGCCTCCATCTCCATGGTGCAGCGCAGGCTGCGCATCGGTTACAACCGCGCCGCGCGCATGATCGAGCGCATGGAGGCCGAGGGCGTGGTCGGTCCGGCCGACGGCTCCAAACCCAGGCAGGTGTTGGTGAACAATCTCGGGGCGTGA
- a CDS encoding 3-hydroxyacyl-CoA dehydrogenase/enoyl-CoA hydratase family protein yields MNKIAVIGAGTMGCQLAALFAGAGCEVELIRASAGADCGDEVKKRIAKFKPAALFSRSDVDRIRLGDLERDAERIAGCGWIVESIVEDLGAKAAVLRKIDSLADPFAIISSNTSSISHSALVAPMGAGFSSRFLITHFFNPPRYLKLVEIACHESASGAAALVEQFLTSRLGKGVVRVKDTPGFIANRIGVFSVMDAMHLAEARGWPIEAVDAVMGRPAARPRQGVFRMLDMVGLDTVAAVAAQIHAACGPDELAAPFCVPPFLSEMLAMGFKGAKSGRGFYAADGGRSQAMDLRLVSYRPRLNFCAGSLSEHERLPEAAERLRRTAFAADQAGEIAWPAVSRTLSYAASCAPDIADDIASIDRALRWGFNWELGPFEAWDALGPRRVAARLAQEGRPIPELVQRLLSTGRESFYSHSEGLRFVFDMKGGPADLRAHDERPIAISRARRVSGLIEGNASASLIDLGEGIFCCEFHTKMNVLDEGAITMLSRAVEMTERAGTGLLIANEGEIFSAGADLNLIVSLAERGAFGELERLVRAFQSACQAIRFSKRPVVAVPFGRVLGGGAEICLAAAARVAHVESYIGFTELMVGLIPSGSGCKNMLLAMEERECAKRANWQIPEGAPCDGGPFPKSCAAFELIGTAKSSSSARDAMALGLLAKSDRIVMDRDELIAHARDEVMRLAQGYEPPKYRDDVSLPGKGGERALIEIARQYRTRGLATDYDLVVVSRLARVLAGGALATAHQASESAILELEREAFLSLAGEKKTQQRIAHMLKTGKPLRN; encoded by the coding sequence TTGAATAAAATTGCGGTGATCGGCGCGGGCACCATGGGTTGCCAGCTCGCGGCGCTCTTCGCCGGCGCCGGCTGCGAGGTCGAGCTGATCCGCGCCTCTGCGGGCGCCGACTGCGGCGACGAGGTGAAAAAGAGGATCGCGAAATTTAAGCCCGCGGCGCTCTTTTCACGCAGCGACGTCGATAGGATAAGGTTGGGCGACCTCGAAAGGGACGCCGAGAGGATCGCCGGCTGCGGCTGGATCGTGGAATCCATCGTCGAGGACTTGGGCGCCAAGGCCGCCGTCCTTCGCAAGATCGACTCGCTGGCAGATCCCTTCGCGATCATAAGCTCCAATACCTCCTCGATCTCCCACAGCGCGCTCGTCGCCCCTATGGGCGCCGGCTTCAGCTCGCGCTTTCTCATCACTCATTTCTTCAATCCGCCGAGGTATCTGAAACTCGTGGAGATCGCATGCCACGAGTCCGCATCCGGCGCCGCAGCGCTCGTGGAACAGTTCCTCACGTCGAGGCTGGGCAAGGGGGTGGTCAGGGTCAAGGATACGCCAGGGTTCATCGCAAATCGCATCGGCGTCTTCTCGGTCATGGACGCGATGCATCTCGCGGAGGCAAGGGGCTGGCCGATCGAGGCGGTGGACGCGGTGATGGGAAGGCCCGCTGCGAGACCGAGGCAGGGAGTTTTCAGGATGCTGGACATGGTGGGCCTGGACACGGTCGCCGCGGTTGCAGCGCAGATACACGCCGCGTGCGGCCCGGACGAACTCGCCGCGCCGTTTTGCGTGCCCCCGTTTCTCTCCGAGATGCTCGCCATGGGATTCAAGGGCGCGAAGTCGGGCCGTGGCTTCTACGCTGCCGACGGCGGCAGGTCTCAGGCGATGGACTTAAGATTGGTGTCATACAGGCCGCGCCTCAACTTCTGCGCAGGATCGCTCTCCGAGCACGAGCGCTTGCCCGAGGCGGCTGAGAGATTGCGCAGAACCGCGTTTGCGGCTGACCAGGCGGGCGAGATCGCGTGGCCCGCCGTATCCCGGACGCTCTCATATGCGGCGAGCTGCGCGCCCGATATCGCGGACGACATCGCATCGATAGATCGCGCGCTGCGCTGGGGCTTCAACTGGGAGCTCGGTCCCTTCGAGGCGTGGGACGCGCTCGGCCCGCGCAGGGTTGCGGCAAGGCTCGCTCAAGAGGGGAGGCCGATTCCGGAACTCGTGCAGCGGCTCCTCTCCACAGGCCGCGAGTCCTTCTATTCCCACAGCGAGGGTTTGAGGTTTGTCTTCGACATGAAGGGAGGACCGGCGGATCTGCGCGCGCACGATGAGAGGCCGATCGCGATCTCCAGGGCCAGAAGGGTAAGCGGGCTGATCGAAGGAAATGCATCCGCATCGCTGATCGATCTGGGTGAAGGGATCTTCTGCTGCGAGTTCCATACCAAGATGAACGTGCTGGACGAAGGTGCGATAACGATGCTCTCGCGTGCAGTGGAGATGACCGAGCGCGCAGGGACGGGGCTCCTCATCGCCAACGAAGGAGAGATCTTCTCGGCCGGCGCCGATTTGAATCTCATAGTCTCGCTCGCCGAGCGCGGCGCGTTCGGCGAGCTCGAACGGTTGGTCCGCGCTTTTCAGTCGGCGTGCCAGGCGATCAGGTTTTCAAAAAGGCCCGTGGTAGCAGTACCGTTCGGCAGGGTGCTTGGCGGGGGCGCGGAGATCTGCCTCGCGGCGGCCGCACGCGTGGCGCATGTCGAAAGCTACATAGGATTCACGGAGCTCATGGTGGGTTTAATCCCCTCCGGCAGCGGCTGCAAGAACATGCTCCTCGCGATGGAGGAGAGGGAGTGTGCGAAGCGCGCGAATTGGCAAATTCCTGAAGGAGCGCCCTGCGACGGCGGGCCGTTCCCCAAGTCGTGCGCCGCGTTCGAGTTGATCGGGACTGCGAAGTCATCCTCCTCTGCCCGCGACGCCATGGCCTTGGGCCTGCTCGCAAAATCCGACCGCATCGTGATGGACCGCGACGAGCTGATCGCGCATGCGCGTGACGAGGTGATGAGACTCGCGCAGGGCTACGAGCCGCCGAAATATCGCGACGACGTCTCGCTTCCGGGTAAAGGGGGCGAGAGGGCGCTGATTGAGATCGCGCGGCAGTACAGGACCCGAGGGCTTGCGACCGACTATGACCTCGTCGTTGTCTCCCGGCTCGCGCGCGTGCTCGCCGGCGGCGCGCTAGCCACCGCGCATCAGGCCAGCGAGTCCGCTATACTCGAACTCGAGCGCGAGGCCTTTCTCTCGCTCGCGGGCGAGAAGAAGACGCAGCAGAGGATCGCGCATATGCTCAAGACCGGAAAACCGCTGAGGAATTAA